Within the Prevotella scopos JCM 17725 genome, the region AGTTGAAGGGTGTGCAGACGCGTGAGGTGGGTTCAGCCCTTGCGCAATTCAATCCTGCACGCTTGGTGAGCACGGGGGCGAAGATTGATAAGGCTACGCTTGCTAAGCGTCCTTGCTTCCTTTGTGAGAAGAATCGTCCAAAAGAACAAATTGTTCTGCCTTTCGGAAATGGCTTCGACATCCTTGTCAATCCTTTCCCAATCCTTCCTGTTCATTTCACTATCCCTTCTCGTCATCATCAACTGCAGGCAATTGCAGAGAATTACGTACAGATACATCGCTTGCTGAGAGCCTATCCGCAGCTGATGGTGTTCTATAACGGACCGAAGTGTGGAGCCAGTGCACCTGACCACCTGCACTTTCAGGCAGGAACAAGTGGTATCCTTCCTTTACAACGTGACTGGGAGAGGCTTTACGAGACTTCTGTTCCGCTCTTACAACTGAATGATACAGAGGGAATCTACGAGATAAAAGACTATATCTGTCCTGCTTTTGCCATCGTGAGTCATACAGAGAAGCATGATGTTGAGCTATTTAGCCGTTTATATGAAGCACTTCCAATAAAGGAAGATGAGACTGAACCGATGATGAATATCGTGGCATGGCGCAGTGGGGAAGGCTTTGTATCGGTTGTGTTTCCACGTGAGAAGCACCGCCCTGATTGCTATTCTGCAGAAGGAGAGGCACAGTGTCTGGTCAGTCCAGGTAGCTTGGATATGGCAGGATTGCTGATATTGCCTCGTCAGAGCGACTTTGAAGGGATGACGTCAGAGCGTGCTAAGGCCGTTTTACGTGAGGTATCGCTGTCAGATGAGGCGATGGCAGAAGTCGTAAAGCGGATTCGCAATAAGGCGGTTGACCTCGCCTTCGATGATTGGAAGCAAGAACCTATAGTTTCGGTAGGTATTGTTAGCGGCGACGAAATTCGTTTTCAACTGAATGGTACTTATACAATAGGGAACAAAGAGGTGACTGGTAGACAGATTGTAAAGTTCAATGACGGACAGATTCTGTGGGATTCTGCGGCTTATCAGGAACTTTGTTTTACTCCGCAAAATGATGATATTTCCTTCACTTTGGAGGATGTTACTATCGGTGTAGACTTCCATTGGGAGCGTAAAGAGGCACAAACCTTCCTCGGCAAGCTGCGCTTTGTCGTCGATGGAGATAAGCTCTGGGCTATTAATGAGCTACCTGTAGAACGTTATCTTGCAAGTGTTATCTCAAGTGAGATGAGTGCTACCTCTTCATTAGAGCTTTTGAAGGCACACGCTGTTATCTCTCGCAGTTGGCTTTTGGTACAGATGAGAAGACGAAAAGCCATTGAAATGGGTGTTCAGACAGCATCTGCACCGATGAAAGTGTCGGATGAAGAGGGTGTGGTATGGTATGATAGCGACGCTCACACACTGTTTGATGTCTGTGCGGACGACCATTGTCAACGTTATCAGGGTATTACGAAGGCAACGAGTCCTCATGTTGAAGAGGCTATCAAGGCTACACGTGGACAGTTGTTGATGAATGGAAAGGAAATTTGTGACGCCCGTTTCAGTAAGTGTTGTGGAGGTGTTTCGGAGGAATATGAGTACTGTTGGGACAATACTCATAAGCCATACCTGCTCTCGGTAGTAGACAATGCACCTTTGGGGACAGCCCCTACAATAGAACTCACTGATGAGAAGACGGCACAGGAGTGGATTCTGTCGTCTCCAGAAGCGTTTTGTAATACAAAGGATGCGGCAGTCTTGGGACAAGTTCTTAATAACTATGATCAAGAAACGCAAGACTTTTATCGCTGGATAGTAGACTTCAAGCAAACAGAACTTGCCGAACTAATTCGTCGTAAGAGTGGTCTTAATTTTGGAGAGATTATTGACCTTCAGCCTTTGGAGCGTGGTAAGAGCGGTCGTATTACTCGTTTGAAGATTGTAGGAACAAAGCTTACCCGTATTATCGGTAAGGAGTTAGAGATAAGACGTACGTTGAGTGAGAGTCATCTCTACAGTTCTGCTTTCGTGGTAGAATGTAGTGAGATAGTGAATGACATTCCACAGCACATCCGTCTTGTTGGTGCAGGATGGGGACATGGTGTTGGCTTGTGTCAGATTGGTGCTGCCGTAATGGGTGAGAGGGGTTATCGATATGACGAAATCCTTCATCATTATTATCAAACAGCAGCTATTAAAGCACAATACAAATAAAGCATACGAAGATGCACGAGGAGCAGAAGATAATCAACGGAATTCCAATTATAGGCCAGTGGCGTAGCTATTGGCTCTGGCTTCCAACGCTCTATCTGACACGTGGACTGCCATATGTTATTTTGTTGATGACGGCATTGGTTTATTTCAATAGAATGGGATTATCGAATGGTGCTATCACGCTGACAAGTTCTTGGTTGCTTCTGCCGTTCATCCTCCGCCCTTTGTTGGGTAGATTTGTTGTTGCCTATTGGAGTAAGTATGCATGGATTATCCTAACTGAACTAGTTATGGCGATAAGTCTTGGCGGCTTGGCATTTACTGCGACAACATCTAATTGGTTCGAGTGGACTGTCTTTTTCTTAATGATAATAGCAACTGTAGCGGCTTGGCATGACGTGGCTATCGAAAGACTTTATAAGCGTGAGGCTGCGTTACGCCATCGTCCTGCTTTCTTTGGTGTTCGGGTGCTTTCTTACCTGCTCTCTATTATTGTGGGAATGGCTATACCTGTTACGATAGCAGGCAATTTGGAGGTTATTTATAGAAGAATTGCACCTTCATGGGCATCTATATTTTGGATTCTGTCAGCATTGTTAGCTTGCTTAATGCTACTTCATACAATCACACTTCCAAAAGATAATATTCATTCGAATCTCCCTATATGGAGCGGCGTGACGCGTCAATGGTGGCATGATGTAAAGGCAGCCTTTGTGCGTCGTCCTCATTATGTGGCTAATTTATGTTTCTTATTCTGTTTCTTAATACCTGAAGGGATGTTTTTCAGAATAGCCCCTCTTTTCCTGATTGATCCCGGAAGTAATGGCGGTTTGGCGCTTTCACCACAGGAACTTGGGCTGGTGTTAGGAACAGTAGGAACATTCTCCTTGATTGGAGGTTGTGCTTTAGGTGCTACGTTGGTGAGGAAAGATGGTTTGAAGCCATGGCGGTGGCTGTTTGTGGTTGCATTGACTTTGCCGAAGTTTATCTTTGTCTATCTCAGCTATTACTTTGTTTCTACCTTATCCATCATCAATATGAGTATGATTGTAGAGCAATTCGGAACTGGACTAGGACTGACGGTTTATATCGTATGGCTTGCTCATTGTACGAAAGGTGAACACTCTACATTTACCTATTCCTTAGGTACAGCTATCACAGCTTTCTCTTTAGTGATGACAGGCTGGTTTACGGGTTTCTTGCAAGAGTATGTAGGTTATCGTCTCTTCTTCCTTCTAGTTGCAACCTTGGGTATTATTAGTTTTATTGTGGCTTACTTTATTCCTGTGACAAAAGAGATTGGGAAGAGAAAGTAGATGGTGTAATAACGCATATAATGAAAATTTTGACGGTTTGTTTTCAGCCGTTAACCTTTATAAAAAAGTCATGATTTTGTTTGTGCCTAACAGAAAATGTTGTACTTTCGCAAAAAGATAGTTATAAAAAACAGTAAATAAAATGAAGATTAAGTATTTCTTAATGGCAGCTGTCGTCGCTTTGATGACAGCCTGTGGTACGGCTTCAAAAGTTCCTTTGACGGGTCGTACACATCGTATCAGTGTTTCTGATGCGCAGCTTCTTAGCCTCAGTAATCAGGAATATACAAAGTTTATGGCATCAGCAAAGCGTTCTACTGATGCAAAGAATACAGCTATGGTTCAGCGTGTAGGTCGTAACCTTGCTAATGCGGTCGAGACTTACTTACGTAACAATGGTTATGCTAATGAGATTAATAACTTCAAATGGGAGTTTAATCTTGTTCAAGACAAGCAAGCTAACGCTTTCTGTATGCCTGGTGGTAAGATTGTTGTTTATGAGGGCTTATTGCCTTATACACAGAACGAGGCAAGTCTGGCAATCGTTCTGGGTCATGAGATTGCGCATGCTGTAGCTAAGCACAGTGCTGAACAGATTACAAAGCAGATGAATCAGCAGATGGGAACCAATATCTTGGGTACGGTCTTGAACTCGGCTGTTGGTAGTGGAGTAGGCGATATTGCTTCACAGATAGCGGGTGGATACTTCTCTTTCCGTAATTTGAAGTACAGTCGTGATAATGAAAGTGAAGCTGATTATATGGGACTTATCTTTGCTGCAATGGCTGGATATGACCCAGCAAATGCCGTAACATTCTGGCAACGAATGGCTGCAGCAACTAATAGTAATCGTTCTGAGATTCTGAGTGATCACCCTTCTGATGCTCGTCGTATAGAGAATATCAAGAAGTGGCTGCCAGAAGCTGAGAAATATTATCGTGGTCGTGGCTCTAATCGTGTCTCTTCTGCTGGATATTCACAGTCGTCTGGGACATTACATATAGGCGGTTCTTCGTCTTCTAAACGCTCGAATAGACGTTGATAAAGTTATTCAACTATCATTTATGATATCTTCTTACGGCTATTTGCTTTTTTCAAGAATGAAAGCAAATAGCCGTAATTTTATATGATCATCACTGTTTGATAAAAGAACGTAATGACATTCCTTGTAAAGAAATGCTTTTCTGATAGTGGGTAAGTAGCTGTTAAAGTGTTATTTTTTTGTGAAAGATTTGATAGAATCATCTTTTATTATTATCTTTACAAACGAAATTAAACCTTTATAACGATGATGGATTATCTGATACAAAACCTGTGGTTAACATGGTTATTAGTAGGTCTTGTTTGTCTGATTTTGGAGTTGATGAATGGAGACCTTTACCTTATGTGCTTTGCAATAGGTAGTTTATGTGCCTCACTTGCTTCTGCATTTACAGATAGCATAGTTATTCACGTGATAATCTTTGTCATTTTTTCGGTATTGAGTATATTCTTGGTACGACCGATAGCCCTTAAATATCTTCATCAAGGTGCGGATAAGAGATTAAGTAATGCTGAAGCATTGATTGGTCGTGAAGGGAAGGTGACAGATACGATTGAGGCTGGTGGATACGGCAGAGTAAAGATAGATGGTGACTCATGGAAGGCGCAGTCTATTGATGGTGCTGCAATTGACCAAGGTGTTGCTGTGCGTATTTTACGACTTGACTCTATAATTGCAACGGTTGAGCGTTGTTAGAAAGTTATCTGATAATAATTAAATAAAACAAATAATAACCTTCGATTTCTCCCTTTGTTAAGATAAAAAGACGAGTGGGGGAAATTAAAAACTTTAATGCTTATGGATATGATAGCTTATGTGCTGATTGCAATTGTTGTGTTAGCATTAGTTTTTGCTAAGATGTCAATCGTGATTATCTCACAGAGTGAGACTAAGATTATTGAACGACTTGGTAAGTACCATGCAACGCTTGCCCCAGGTGTTAACATCATTTTCCCTTTCATTGATCGGGCAAAGGATATTGTTGCATTGCGTGCAGGTCGTTATACCTATACAAACTCAATTGACTTGCGTGAGCAGGTGTATGACTTCGACCGCCAGAATGTGATTACAAAGGATAATATTCAAATGCAGATTAATGCACTGCTCTATTTCCAAATTGTTGATCCGTTCAAGGCTGTATATGAGATTAATAACCTTCCAAATGCTATTGAGAAGTTGACACAGACGACGCTTCGTAATATCATTGGTGAGATGGAACTTGATCAAACTTTGACATCTCGCGATACGATTAATACAAAGTTGCGCTCTGTCCTCGACGATGCAACAAATAAGTGGGGTATCAAGGTGAATCGTGTTGAGCTTCAGGATATTACTCCTCCAGCAAGTGTTTCTGAGGCAATGGAGAAGCAGATGCAGGCTGAACGTAATAAGCGTGCTACGATTCTTACCAGTGAAGGACAGAAGCAGTCGGCTATTCTCCAGTCAGAAGGTGAGAAACAGGCAGCTATCAACCGCGCTGAAGCAAACAAACAGCAGCAGATTCTCATCGCAGAAGGTGAGGCGCAAGCACGCATTCGTAAGGCTGAGGCTGAGGCTATAGCCATTCAGAAGATTACAGATGCTGTTGGTCAGAGTACGAATCCCGCAAACTATCTTATTGCACAGAAGTACATTCAGATGCTTACAGAACTTGCACAGAATAACAATCAGAAGACTGTTTACCTGCCATTTGAGGCAAGTAACCTGATGGGTTCTATTGGTGGAATTAAAGATATGTTTAAGTGATTCCCCTTTTAAGTGTCTTTTTTGTTACGAA harbors:
- a CDS encoding M48 family metallopeptidase gives rise to the protein MKIKYFLMAAVVALMTACGTASKVPLTGRTHRISVSDAQLLSLSNQEYTKFMASAKRSTDAKNTAMVQRVGRNLANAVETYLRNNGYANEINNFKWEFNLVQDKQANAFCMPGGKIVVYEGLLPYTQNEASLAIVLGHEIAHAVAKHSAEQITKQMNQQMGTNILGTVLNSAVGSGVGDIASQIAGGYFSFRNLKYSRDNESEADYMGLIFAAMAGYDPANAVTFWQRMAAATNSNRSEILSDHPSDARRIENIKKWLPEAEKYYRGRGSNRVSSAGYSQSSGTLHIGGSSSSKRSNRR
- a CDS encoding permease, which gives rise to MHEEQKIINGIPIIGQWRSYWLWLPTLYLTRGLPYVILLMTALVYFNRMGLSNGAITLTSSWLLLPFILRPLLGRFVVAYWSKYAWIILTELVMAISLGGLAFTATTSNWFEWTVFFLMIIATVAAWHDVAIERLYKREAALRHRPAFFGVRVLSYLLSIIVGMAIPVTIAGNLEVIYRRIAPSWASIFWILSALLACLMLLHTITLPKDNIHSNLPIWSGVTRQWWHDVKAAFVRRPHYVANLCFLFCFLIPEGMFFRIAPLFLIDPGSNGGLALSPQELGLVLGTVGTFSLIGGCALGATLVRKDGLKPWRWLFVVALTLPKFIFVYLSYYFVSTLSIINMSMIVEQFGTGLGLTVYIVWLAHCTKGEHSTFTYSLGTAITAFSLVMTGWFTGFLQEYVGYRLFFLLVATLGIISFIVAYFIPVTKEIGKRK
- a CDS encoding NfeD family protein; this encodes MMDYLIQNLWLTWLLVGLVCLILELMNGDLYLMCFAIGSLCASLASAFTDSIVIHVIIFVIFSVLSIFLVRPIALKYLHQGADKRLSNAEALIGREGKVTDTIEAGGYGRVKIDGDSWKAQSIDGAAIDQGVAVRILRLDSIIATVERC
- a CDS encoding DUF4922 domain-containing protein, which codes for MEKKKQIDCFLPYSTAAMMQLLAAQLYESGVVKKIYTLAADVLPTEVLPQYAHQLQAGGLLSLATMRLIATTATADYALLYLKQGPITLGYHALERMLQVAEETGAAMVYADHYSVEAGKTVKHPVTAYQLGSIRDDFDFGSVVLLKTEYLKEYAAREVAKDYQFAGWYDLRLFLSRKGELFHLNEYLYTEEEDDLRASGEKQFDYVNPRNREVQIEMEQAATAHLSAINALVDTTQYAQPDFSAEAFPVEASVVIPVFNREKTVRDAVVSALSQKTDFSFNVIVVDNHSTDGTTEILSSLAADERLVHLIPTRTDLGIGGCWNYAINDAHCGRFAVQLDSDDLYSSENTLQAIVNAFHEQKAAMIVGSYRMCDFDLNTLPPGLISHNEWTEDNGCNNALRINGLGAPRAFFTPLVRQHQFPNTSYGEDYAMGLAFSRRFRIGRIYDELYLCRRWGGNSDAVLSIDKVNANNHYKDQLRTIEILARQKQNQDREKGLTDFFHNQLNQWQDVARRFEELKGVQTREVGSALAQFNPARLVSTGAKIDKATLAKRPCFLCEKNRPKEQIVLPFGNGFDILVNPFPILPVHFTIPSRHHQLQAIAENYVQIHRLLRAYPQLMVFYNGPKCGASAPDHLHFQAGTSGILPLQRDWERLYETSVPLLQLNDTEGIYEIKDYICPAFAIVSHTEKHDVELFSRLYEALPIKEDETEPMMNIVAWRSGEGFVSVVFPREKHRPDCYSAEGEAQCLVSPGSLDMAGLLILPRQSDFEGMTSERAKAVLREVSLSDEAMAEVVKRIRNKAVDLAFDDWKQEPIVSVGIVSGDEIRFQLNGTYTIGNKEVTGRQIVKFNDGQILWDSAAYQELCFTPQNDDISFTLEDVTIGVDFHWERKEAQTFLGKLRFVVDGDKLWAINELPVERYLASVISSEMSATSSLELLKAHAVISRSWLLVQMRRRKAIEMGVQTASAPMKVSDEEGVVWYDSDAHTLFDVCADDHCQRYQGITKATSPHVEEAIKATRGQLLMNGKEICDARFSKCCGGVSEEYEYCWDNTHKPYLLSVVDNAPLGTAPTIELTDEKTAQEWILSSPEAFCNTKDAAVLGQVLNNYDQETQDFYRWIVDFKQTELAELIRRKSGLNFGEIIDLQPLERGKSGRITRLKIVGTKLTRIIGKELEIRRTLSESHLYSSAFVVECSEIVNDIPQHIRLVGAGWGHGVGLCQIGAAVMGERGYRYDEILHHYYQTAAIKAQYK
- a CDS encoding SPFH domain-containing protein; translated protein: MDMIAYVLIAIVVLALVFAKMSIVIISQSETKIIERLGKYHATLAPGVNIIFPFIDRAKDIVALRAGRYTYTNSIDLREQVYDFDRQNVITKDNIQMQINALLYFQIVDPFKAVYEINNLPNAIEKLTQTTLRNIIGEMELDQTLTSRDTINTKLRSVLDDATNKWGIKVNRVELQDITPPASVSEAMEKQMQAERNKRATILTSEGQKQSAILQSEGEKQAAINRAEANKQQQILIAEGEAQARIRKAEAEAIAIQKITDAVGQSTNPANYLIAQKYIQMLTELAQNNNQKTVYLPFEASNLMGSIGGIKDMFK